Proteins from a genomic interval of Aquabacterium sp. J223:
- a CDS encoding AraC family transcriptional regulator, producing MGPDLKQAVQRHTEWQREAALGVVTPVRGLHLVRRTSPSEIEHTVVQPLVCLVLQGCKQVSLGSGISSYAAGNTMVVTGNVPAVTRISMASTETPYLALAFDLDLAVITDLVVNAPEVHSRPSRQDTRDELRDALRRLVLLLDRPESLALLKDGLVREIHHWLLLGRQGLAVRHLGSPDSHARRVARAVAILRATSPKPVQIERLAEAAGMSRSGFHKHFRAITSLTPLQFQKQLRLIEARRLIVSSGKMISQVAFEVGYESTSQFSREYTRMYGQPPTKDKRAASEQLETVSAAG from the coding sequence ATGGGTCCTGACCTCAAGCAGGCTGTCCAGCGCCACACCGAATGGCAGCGCGAGGCTGCTCTTGGCGTTGTCACGCCTGTGCGCGGCCTTCACCTGGTGAGACGCACATCGCCAAGCGAAATCGAGCACACCGTGGTGCAGCCCTTGGTGTGCCTGGTGCTGCAGGGCTGCAAGCAAGTCAGCCTCGGCAGCGGCATATCGTCCTATGCCGCTGGCAACACGATGGTCGTCACGGGCAACGTGCCGGCGGTGACCCGGATCAGCATGGCCAGCACCGAAACGCCCTACCTGGCGTTGGCGTTCGACTTGGATCTCGCAGTGATCACCGACCTCGTCGTGAACGCGCCTGAAGTCCATTCGCGTCCCTCCAGGCAGGACACACGCGACGAACTGCGCGACGCGCTTCGTCGGCTGGTGCTGCTCCTCGATCGCCCGGAATCCCTCGCGTTGCTCAAGGACGGCTTGGTCCGGGAGATTCATCACTGGCTGCTGTTGGGCCGTCAAGGCCTTGCTGTCCGACACCTCGGCTCGCCGGACAGCCACGCAAGGCGGGTTGCCCGCGCGGTGGCGATCCTGCGCGCCACCTCTCCCAAGCCAGTGCAGATCGAGCGCTTGGCGGAGGCGGCCGGCATGAGCCGCTCAGGCTTTCACAAGCACTTTCGTGCCATCACCTCGCTGACGCCGCTGCAGTTTCAGAAACAGCTGAGGCTCATCGAGGCACGCCGCTTGATCGTCTCTAGCGGCAAGATGATCAGCCAAGTCGCGTTTGAGGTGGGATACGAGAGCACGTCGCAGTTCAGCCGCGAATACACCCGGATGTACGGTCAGCCACCGACCAAAGACAAGCGGGCCGCGTCCGAGCAATTGGAGACGGTCAGCGCTGCCGGGTAG
- a CDS encoding response regulator — protein MATILVVDDELGIRALLSEILTDEGHTVELAENAAQARAARERMQPELVLLDIWMPDVDGISLLKEWGANGQLTMPVIMMSGHGTIDTAVEATKYGAIAFLEKPITLQKLLKAVEQGTTKPAPRDTPARGATSAGQPGFRDGTAPFAGDPAPAGAQVNGHAGGPPVLQAEQVFDLDRPLREARDAFEKSYFEFHLAKENGSMTRVAEKTGLERTHLYRKLKQLGVDLTRNRRPGSVG, from the coding sequence ATGGCCACCATCCTTGTTGTCGACGACGAGCTGGGCATCCGCGCCTTGCTGTCGGAGATCCTGACCGACGAAGGCCACACCGTCGAACTGGCGGAGAACGCCGCCCAGGCCCGCGCCGCCCGCGAGCGCATGCAGCCCGAGCTGGTGCTGCTCGACATCTGGATGCCCGACGTCGACGGCATCTCGCTGCTCAAGGAATGGGGCGCCAACGGCCAGCTCACCATGCCGGTGATCATGATGAGCGGCCACGGCACCATCGACACCGCCGTGGAGGCGACCAAGTACGGCGCCATCGCCTTCCTTGAAAAGCCGATCACGCTGCAGAAGCTGCTGAAGGCGGTGGAGCAGGGCACCACCAAGCCGGCGCCGCGCGACACGCCGGCCCGCGGCGCGACGTCCGCGGGCCAGCCTGGCTTCCGGGACGGCACGGCGCCCTTCGCCGGCGACCCCGCGCCCGCCGGTGCGCAGGTCAATGGCCACGCCGGCGGGCCGCCCGTGCTGCAGGCCGAGCAGGTGTTCGACCTCGACCGCCCGCTGCGCGAGGCGCGCGACGCCTTCGAGAAGAGCTACTTCGAGTTCCACCTGGCGAAGGAAAACGGCTCGATGACGCGGGTCGCCGAGAAGACCGGCCTGGAACGCACGCACCTGTACCGCAAGCTCAAGCAACTGGGCGTCGACCTCACCCGCAACCGCCGCCCGGGCAGCGTCGGCTGA
- the rsmB gene encoding 16S rRNA (cytosine(967)-C(5))-methyltransferase RsmB: MSTAPPHGPALSRLLDGTADAVQAVRAGRSLTEALAAVPGPLRPGVQALGFQVLRRLGAAEVLRQAVAPKTPPPRVDALLLAALALLWPPEPGEAPPYPDHTLVDQAVTAARQRTPAAASFVNAVLRRVVRERDALVAQALHRPLAAYNHPAWWVERLRQDWPTQWQPLLAAANQRPPMTLRVNARRGDAAAYQQRLAAQGRGARVVGAQALVLDTPCPVDQLPGFAEGEVSVQDLAAQRAAPLLLGDGEGSLPPGARVLDACAAPGGKTAHLLELAPALDLLALDSDAQRLARVHATLNRLGLNAELKAADARDTAAWWDGRPFDAILLDAPCTGSGVVRRHPDIRWLRRPEDVAHLARTQAQLLDALWPLLAPGGRLLYATCSVFRAEGQSQIDAFVQRSVGRPPRHDPQSPGHLLPLPDNRRQPDAGAARAALEDGFFYALLHTP; the protein is encoded by the coding sequence TTGTCGACCGCCCCGCCACACGGCCCCGCCCTGTCCCGCCTGCTCGACGGCACCGCCGACGCGGTGCAGGCCGTGCGCGCCGGCCGCTCGCTGACCGAGGCGCTGGCCGCGGTGCCCGGGCCGCTGCGGCCGGGTGTGCAGGCGCTGGGCTTCCAGGTGCTGCGCCGTCTCGGCGCCGCCGAGGTGCTGCGCCAGGCCGTCGCGCCGAAGACGCCGCCGCCGCGCGTCGACGCGCTGCTGCTCGCCGCGCTGGCGCTGCTGTGGCCGCCGGAGCCGGGCGAGGCGCCGCCCTATCCCGACCACACCCTGGTCGACCAGGCGGTCACCGCCGCCCGCCAGCGCACGCCGGCCGCCGCGTCCTTCGTCAACGCCGTGCTGCGCCGCGTGGTGCGCGAGCGCGACGCCCTGGTCGCGCAGGCCTTGCACCGGCCGCTGGCCGCCTACAACCACCCGGCATGGTGGGTGGAGCGACTGCGCCAGGACTGGCCGACGCAATGGCAGCCCCTGCTGGCCGCCGCCAACCAGCGCCCGCCGATGACGCTGCGCGTGAACGCCCGTCGGGGCGACGCCGCGGCTTACCAGCAGCGGCTGGCGGCGCAGGGCCGCGGCGCGCGGGTGGTCGGCGCGCAGGCCCTGGTGCTCGACACACCCTGCCCGGTCGACCAGCTGCCCGGCTTCGCCGAGGGCGAGGTGTCGGTGCAGGACCTGGCCGCGCAGCGGGCGGCGCCGCTGCTGCTCGGGGACGGCGAGGGCAGCCTGCCGCCCGGTGCCCGGGTGCTGGACGCCTGCGCCGCGCCGGGCGGCAAGACCGCCCACCTGCTGGAGCTGGCGCCGGCGCTGGACCTGCTGGCGCTGGACAGCGACGCGCAGCGGCTGGCCCGCGTGCACGCGACGCTGAACCGGCTGGGCCTGAACGCCGAGCTGAAGGCGGCCGACGCCCGCGACACCGCCGCCTGGTGGGACGGCCGGCCCTTCGACGCCATCCTGCTCGACGCGCCCTGCACCGGCTCGGGCGTGGTGCGGCGGCACCCCGACATCCGCTGGCTGCGCCGACCGGAGGACGTGGCCCACCTCGCCCGGACGCAGGCGCAGCTGCTCGATGCGCTGTGGCCGCTGCTGGCGCCGGGCGGGCGGCTGCTCTACGCCACCTGTTCCGTCTTCCGCGCCGAGGGGCAATCGCAGATCGACGCGTTTGTGCAACGTTCCGTCGGCCGACCGCCGCGCCACGATCCGCAGTCCCCCGGCCACCTGCTGCCCCTGCCGGACAATCGGCGCCAGCCGGACGCCGGTGCGGCGCGTGCCGCGCTGGAAGACGGCTTCTTCTACGCGCTGCTGCACACGCCTTGA
- a CDS encoding DUF4390 domain-containing protein, with protein sequence MSLPPFRAADRATSHHRRSLLTALAGGWAGAVMAQGNASPPAAPPASAPGPTAPAPGTGQPLPAQPVPTPGIELRELSLLRRDGWMSLDFAVRINLSRAVDDALQRGVPVYFVAQATLTRYRWYWRDDRVARAQRTWRLAWQPLTASWRVSQMGGLQQAYATQAEALAAISRAVEWRLVEADKVDPEERHTLTFSYRLDTEQLPRPMQIGIGGQPDWALGVERSVRLE encoded by the coding sequence TTGAGCCTGCCTCCCTTCCGCGCCGCCGACCGGGCGACGAGCCACCACCGCCGCAGCCTGCTGACGGCGCTGGCCGGCGGTTGGGCGGGTGCGGTCATGGCGCAGGGAAACGCCAGCCCGCCCGCGGCCCCGCCGGCCTCCGCGCCGGGCCCGACCGCGCCAGCCCCCGGCACCGGCCAGCCGCTGCCGGCGCAGCCGGTGCCCACACCCGGCATCGAGCTGCGCGAGCTCTCCCTGCTGCGCCGCGACGGTTGGATGTCGCTCGACTTCGCCGTGCGCATCAACCTGTCGCGTGCGGTGGACGACGCCCTGCAGCGCGGGGTGCCGGTGTACTTCGTCGCGCAGGCCACGCTCACCCGCTACCGCTGGTACTGGCGCGACGACCGGGTGGCGCGCGCCCAGCGCACCTGGCGCCTGGCCTGGCAGCCGCTGACGGCGAGCTGGCGCGTCAGCCAGATGGGCGGCCTGCAGCAGGCCTACGCCACCCAGGCGGAAGCGCTGGCGGCCATCTCCCGCGCGGTCGAATGGCGCCTGGTCGAGGCCGACAAGGTCGACCCCGAAGAGCGCCACACGCTGACCTTCAGCTACCGGCTGGACACCGAACAGCTGCCGCGGCCGATGCAGATCGGCATCGGCGGGCAGCCGGACTGGGCGCTGGGGGTGGAGCGGTCGGTACGCCTCGAATGA
- a CDS encoding helix-turn-helix domain-containing protein — protein MDALIAASARALAAGDALGALQHVALRDDPPALALRGIAMAQLGEHGLARRLLQRARRAFGPREAVARARCLLAEAEVALALRELGGTAAALADAGATLQRHGDAVNALHARLVSARQWLLLGRLADARAVLDTLDAPRLPPTLAAVAALARAEVALRSLRSAEANEALAIAQQAARRSGVPSLMAEVAEARAALERPAARGLRAGRVQTLRLAEVETWLASDALVLDACRRGIARAGAWRSLARRPVLFTLAQALATAWPGDVERDVLIASAFRTRHPDETHRARLRVEIGRLRALLQGLATVDATPRGFALSPTAAGEVVVLLPPIDGGQASLLALLSDGAAWSTSALALALGQSQRSVQRALAELQAGGQMRAMGRARSRRWLAPPLIDFTTVLLLPAVLPGA, from the coding sequence ATGGACGCCTTGATCGCCGCTTCGGCACGCGCTCTCGCGGCCGGCGACGCATTGGGCGCGCTCCAGCACGTGGCGCTGCGCGACGACCCGCCCGCGCTGGCGCTGCGCGGCATCGCGATGGCGCAGCTGGGCGAACACGGGTTGGCCCGACGGCTGCTGCAGCGGGCGCGACGGGCCTTCGGTCCCCGAGAGGCGGTGGCGCGTGCGCGCTGCCTGCTGGCGGAGGCCGAGGTGGCGCTGGCCCTGCGCGAGCTGGGTGGCACGGCGGCCGCGCTGGCGGATGCCGGCGCCACGCTCCAGCGGCACGGCGATGCGGTCAATGCACTGCACGCGCGGCTGGTCAGCGCACGGCAGTGGCTGCTGCTCGGTCGCCTGGCCGATGCGCGTGCGGTGCTGGACACCCTCGACGCGCCCCGTCTGCCGCCCACCCTGGCAGCCGTGGCCGCGCTGGCCCGCGCGGAGGTCGCGCTGCGTTCACTGCGAAGCGCCGAAGCCAACGAGGCCCTGGCCATCGCCCAGCAGGCGGCCCGACGCAGTGGCGTCCCGTCGCTGATGGCGGAGGTGGCCGAGGCCCGGGCCGCGCTCGAACGGCCCGCCGCACGCGGCCTGCGCGCCGGCCGCGTGCAGACGCTGCGTCTGGCGGAGGTGGAGACCTGGCTGGCGTCCGACGCGCTGGTGCTCGACGCCTGCCGCCGTGGCATCGCCCGTGCGGGCGCGTGGCGGTCGCTCGCACGCCGCCCCGTGCTGTTCACGCTGGCGCAGGCCCTCGCCACCGCCTGGCCCGGCGACGTCGAGCGTGACGTGCTGATCGCCAGTGCCTTCCGCACGCGCCATCCGGACGAGACCCACCGTGCGCGCCTGCGGGTGGAGATCGGCCGTCTGCGCGCGCTCCTGCAGGGCCTGGCCACCGTCGACGCCACGCCGCGCGGCTTCGCACTGAGTCCGACGGCAGCCGGCGAGGTGGTCGTGCTCCTGCCCCCGATCGACGGCGGCCAGGCCTCGCTGCTGGCACTGCTGTCCGACGGCGCGGCCTGGTCGACCTCGGCGTTGGCGCTGGCGCTGGGGCAGAGCCAGCGCTCGGTGCAGCGCGCCCTGGCCGAACTGCAGGCAGGGGGGCAGATGCGGGCGATGGGTCGGGCCCGCTCGCGGCGCTGGCTGGCGCCGCCGCTGATCGATTTCACGACAGTCTTGTTACTCCCCGCGGTGCTGCCGGGTGCATAG
- a CDS encoding glutaminyl-peptide cyclotransferase, producing the protein MPETTTAPPAPHPASYPAATTAVIVREYGPFDGGHAIAGVSYDGRNVWAATCRQLVAFDPASGRVTRTLPHAGDAGTAFDGRHLWQIIESRIDKIDPATGEVLGSIPAPSGSHDSGLTWAEGSLWVGHHRGRRIHQIDPATGAIRRTLESNRFVTGVTWVDGELWHGTWEGDESELRRIDPDSGQVLQRLQMPPGTHVSGLEADGGDLFFAGGGGTGKVRAVRRPRT; encoded by the coding sequence ATGCCCGAGACCACCACTGCGCCGCCGGCGCCTCACCCTGCTTCTTATCCCGCGGCCACCACGGCCGTCATCGTGCGCGAGTACGGCCCCTTCGACGGCGGCCACGCCATCGCCGGCGTCAGCTACGACGGGCGCAACGTGTGGGCCGCCACCTGCCGGCAGCTCGTGGCGTTCGATCCCGCATCCGGCCGGGTGACACGCACGCTGCCCCACGCCGGCGACGCCGGCACGGCCTTCGACGGCCGCCACCTGTGGCAGATCATCGAATCGCGCATCGACAAGATCGACCCGGCCACCGGCGAGGTGCTGGGGTCGATCCCCGCGCCCAGCGGCAGCCACGACTCCGGCCTGACCTGGGCCGAGGGCAGCCTCTGGGTGGGCCACCACCGCGGCCGCCGGATCCACCAGATCGATCCCGCGACCGGCGCGATCCGCCGCACGCTCGAGTCCAACCGCTTCGTCACCGGCGTGACCTGGGTCGACGGCGAGCTGTGGCACGGCACCTGGGAAGGCGACGAAAGCGAGCTGCGCCGCATCGACCCGGACAGCGGCCAGGTGCTGCAGCGCCTGCAGATGCCGCCGGGCACCCACGTCAGCGGGCTCGAGGCCGACGGCGGGGATCTGTTCTTCGCCGGCGGCGGTGGAACGGGCAAGGTGCGGGCGGTGCGACGGCCCAGGACCTGA
- a CDS encoding polyhydroxyalkanoic acid system family protein, with protein sequence MNSPLRLSIPHQLGRVEARRRIENGFSTFAGQLPGGAKVRDQRWDGDRLTFSVEAMMQTVSGSVEVLDTDVTLDLQLPGLLGQIAGAFKERLQRPVSCC encoded by the coding sequence ATGAACTCTCCGCTTCGCCTCAGCATCCCGCACCAGCTCGGCCGCGTCGAGGCTCGCCGGCGCATCGAAAACGGTTTCTCGACATTCGCCGGCCAGCTGCCTGGCGGCGCCAAGGTCCGCGACCAGCGCTGGGACGGCGACCGGCTCACCTTCAGCGTCGAGGCGATGATGCAGACGGTCTCCGGCAGTGTCGAAGTGCTCGACACCGACGTGACGCTCGACCTCCAGCTGCCGGGACTGCTCGGCCAGATCGCCGGTGCGTTCAAGGAGCGGCTGCAAAGGCCGGTCAGCTGCTGCTGA
- a CDS encoding putative quinol monooxygenase — MPQFPTQDALPSSDQPLAAHRGVQVLGDQGLEGRKAFFIQIEARPGQAEAVLQMLQDIRDCVDAEPATGPWFAVRFSPTSFGIFEAFPDLAGRQAHVEGGGGDIFRDVARMNAILADAATVHRVDVLMSKDHFSHR, encoded by the coding sequence TTGCCTCAGTTTCCCACCCAAGATGCGCTGCCATCCTCCGATCAGCCCCTCGCGGCTCACCGAGGGGTACAGGTTCTGGGCGACCAAGGCCTGGAGGGCCGCAAAGCCTTCTTCATCCAGATCGAAGCCCGTCCCGGGCAGGCGGAGGCAGTTCTTCAGATGCTGCAAGACATCAGGGACTGCGTTGACGCTGAACCCGCGACCGGCCCGTGGTTCGCCGTCAGGTTCTCGCCGACAAGCTTCGGGATCTTCGAGGCCTTTCCAGACTTGGCCGGGCGTCAGGCCCATGTGGAGGGCGGTGGTGGCGACATCTTCCGTGATGTCGCACGGATGAACGCCATCCTGGCCGACGCGGCAACGGTGCATCGCGTCGATGTGCTCATGAGCAAGGACCACTTCTCCCACCGATGA